One window from the genome of Hyperolius riggenbachi isolate aHypRig1 chromosome 6, aHypRig1.pri, whole genome shotgun sequence encodes:
- the LOC137522061 gene encoding histone H2A deubiquitinase MYSM1-like: MAEEADVDIEGDAADSGRGTYEDLSAGFIPDHYLDSMWKSADALTPWTLDSTISDENRAVIEKMLLEEEYYLSNKPLPAKFWSDSTNAEKSPIKRFALRLDQFN, from the exons ATGGCTGAGGAGGCGGATGTGGACATTGAGGGGGATGCGGCGGACAGCGGCAGAGG GACCTATGAAGACCTGAGTGCTGGTTTTATTCCAGATCACTATCTGGATTCCATGTGGAAGAGTGCCGATGCCCTGACT CCATGGACCTTGGACAGTACCATCAGCGATGAAAACCGGGCTGTTATTGAGAAAATGCTGCTGGAAGAGGA ATATTATTTATCTAACAAGCCGCTTCCAGCAAAGTTTTGGTCGGACTCAACAAATGCAGAAAAAAGCCCTATAAAGAG gtttgctttaagactgGATCAGTTTAACTGA
- the LOC137521028 gene encoding uncharacterized protein, with translation MMTGPGPSHGQGSSRRRGKKRSRGGPAVSSQAATGKQRAKKRRRRGPKPWLPDLRLTMEDKMHLQGTGMLRCAVLEAAVKLLRQQFQDATGLPCIRAVCFPVRPRTVPTVQFHVDCQHQHGFVTACEGTKVVVADSYKAMAFGSMAIRQIKDSYKNYMKDPTKNMEYLAVDQQSSTNKDCVIHCIANAYELLAADGNPECVYNKQLMRPHLLQCFTNRKITEFPKDYKPAGQPSVKPFKWKP, from the coding sequence ATGATGACTGGACCAGGCCCAAGCCATGGGCAGGGATCatcgaggaggagggggaagaagaggagcagaGGAGGGCCGGCTGTCAGCAGCCAGGCCGCAACAGGGAAGCAGAGGGCGAAGAAAAGAAGACGGAGGGGTCCAAAGCCCTGGCTGCCAGACCTGCGGCTGACCATGGAGGACAAGATGCATCTCCAAGGCACTGGGATGCTCCGCTGCGCAGTGTTAGAGGCAGCTGTGAAACTCTTGAGACAACAGTTCCAGGATGCGACTGGTCTTCCTTGCATCAGAGCAGTGTGCTTTCCGGTCAGACCCAGAACAGTGCCCACTGTTCAGTTCCACGTGGATTGCCAACATCAGCATGGATTTGTCACCGCATGTGAAGGTACAAAGGTGGTGGTTGCAGACAGCtacaaggccatggcctttggaAGTATGGCCATCAGGCAGATAAAAGACAGCTACAAAAACTACATGAAGGACCCAACAAAAAACATGGAGTATCTAGCGGTGGACCAACAATCAAGCACCAACAAAGACTGCGTCATCCATTGCATTGCAAATGCCTAcgagctgctggcagcagatgggAACCCGGAGTGTGTGTACAACAAGCAACTTATGAGACCGCATCTGCTGCAGTGCTTCACCAACAGGAAGATAACTGAATTTCCCAAGGATTACAAACCAGCAGGACAACCTTCAGTGAAACCTTTTAAATGGAAGCCCTGA